The following nucleotide sequence is from Peribacillus sp. ACCC06369.
GTGCCTTCGCTTCCGTGTACCCGACTATATCCGCAGGATGCTTTTGAGCTAAGGATAATTTTAATTGCTGATATTGTTTCCTTACGTCAGGATGGCTTCTTAGAAAGTCCCTAAACGAAAGGTGATTCTTCCACTGTTCACTTCCGAATCTATAGATATGCAAATGATGTGTCCCCGCTCTCCATTGGCCTTTTCTAAAAAAACGCCTTTCGGGAAATTCCTGATGCGGGACAAATTCATACCCAATCCGATTTCAAGGGTTCAATGAATGTGTCAGCTTCATCTAAATGTTGAACGCCAGCCATGATGTCCAAAATCGGTTTTGCCCCCAACCCTTTGACAGATGTACTTCCAATATGCTGAATACAAAGGCAAGAGTTCTTTAAAACCTCCATTATCCTTACTTTTTCCTGTTGAAATTCGCTAACCCAATCTGGGTTATAATCTTCGATCTTTACTGTTTTCCCCATATAATCACCCAACTTTTCATGTTATCAGCTATCATTTCTCATCACGTGACCATTTGACGATTGGATCTTGCGTGCTCGGCTCATAGTAAGTTCCGACATACACCTTTTCTTTTCCGGTAATTTTATTCGTTCGGATGACTGTATATCTTCCTTTATCATAATTTTTGGTAAGATAATATTTCCGGTATGAAAACCCTTTTTCGGGACCGGTTAATTTCTCTTTGGTTTTATACGCCTGTGGCTTGTTCAAGCTCTCTTTCACTACACTTCTAATATTCAGTGGAGTTCCCTCAAGCTTAATATCACTTCGGAAATCGGCGCTCCTGGTCTCAGTTTTCCCTGAAGGCACGGATGCCATTTCGATCTTTTCTTGGGTTTGTTCCGAGAATGATTTTGTGACACTGTATGAATACAGGATATTCATGGAACTTATATTGCCTTTCATTTTGCCAGCAAATTCAGGCATGGCAAAATTCAATAGAAAGGTGATCGATATACATACGATTAATAAGGTAAGCGAAATTTTCTTCATATTTCCTCTTTCTCAACTATGTATTCTTGTAATCCAACTTGTTCATTTTCCTTAGGAATAATTCCAAATTTAGCGATTAATAGAATGGCAAGAAAACTGAAACAGCAAAAACTAGTATTATCACTTGTAATAAATGAAGCCGGTATAATACGAGATGCCAGTAATGAATTCAAAATGTAGGAAAAAAGAAAACCCAAATAGGATAGGCAAATCAGATAGTTTCCAATCAGTACCCTCTTGTAATGTGCATAATCTGATTTATTTCCATTCCTGATACTGACGCATTGTCTAAATTGCCGAATCAGACCGTATGTGAAACCAATAATTAACATGACTACAATGAGAAAATCAATTATTGCTTCCTCCACTTTTACTCCTCCTTGGTCATTTGTTCTAAAAAACTAGTAAAATATTACATTAAACTCATCATATACCATTTGTGATAAAATGATATATATTTCCTACTTTAATATTGGAGTTGTATCATGAAATTTTTTGTAAAAGTCCTTTTATCGCTATGTATGGTTCTTTATCTATTAATTCTTACAAAGCTCATTTTATTTAAAACCTTCTCGATAACCGAAATGAATGATCATATTAGTTTTTCCTTCAATGGCCGCTATTGGGGTTCCCATAACTTCATCCCCTTTAAAACCATTTTCCATTACCTGTTCTTAGCTGATGTAAATACATCCATCCGGATTGAAAACATAGTGGGGAATATCATCGGTTTCGTACCATTTGGCCTCATGCTTCCTTTACTATCAAAAAGGTTTACCCAACTCAAACCGATCTTGATTGCGACATTCTGTTTTAGCTTCACCTACGAGATTCTTCAGCTTTTATTTGAATTAGGAAGTTTTGATACCGATGATTTAATCCTGAATACTCTCGGTGGGATTATAGGATACCTGCCGATTAAGCTGTTTTACACAGTTTTCAAAAAGAATGGAACCATTCGCAGTCAAGTGTAGGTCGAATTATCCCCTTATGTTGAAAGATGAATACATGCATGTCCTTATACTTACGTTTAAAGCGAGATGAAGTTTCAATATAAAGTAAAATATTCCTAATATTACTTGTTATACTAAAAAAAAAGACCACCAGATTGGTGGTTATTTCAAATTCTTAAATCCGTATTTTTCAAAAATTTTAATGGAGGCTTCCGATTGGAGATAGTCATAGAATAGCTTGGCTTCCTTGGAATGGTCCAGGTCATTGATCATTCCGACGGGATAAATGATCGGATCGTGTAAATCTTCCTTGGCTGTTGCAATGATATCAACTTTTGATGAGCTCATCGCATCCGTTTTATAAACGAGCCCTGCGTCCACATTTCCCGTTTCCACATATGTAAGCACTTGCCGGACATCCTTGGCATAAATCAATCTATCTTCAACCTCTTTCCAGAGATTCAGGTTTTCCAAGGTTTGTTTCGCATATTGCCCTGCCGGTACAGACTCCGGAGTGCCAATCGAAATTTTGGTAGCCTTTGTGAGGTCTTTCAGTGATCCCAGTTCCTTATCG
It contains:
- a CDS encoding VanZ family protein, which produces MKFFVKVLLSLCMVLYLLILTKLILFKTFSITEMNDHISFSFNGRYWGSHNFIPFKTIFHYLFLADVNTSIRIENIVGNIIGFVPFGLMLPLLSKRFTQLKPILIATFCFSFTYEILQLLFELGSFDTDDLILNTLGGIIGYLPIKLFYTVFKKNGTIRSQV
- the modA gene encoding molybdate ABC transporter substrate-binding protein, translating into MKKIYLMIFAIMLLVAVGTGCSNEEAENTEMKGQQVELTVSAAVSLQDALNDIKESFEKENANVKVNYNFGASGALQQQISQGAPVELFFSAAEDKFDKLVEEDLIEEKNGIDLVGNDLVLVVPKDSDKELGSLKDLTKATKISIGTPESVPAGQYAKQTLENLNLWKEVEDRLIYAKDVRQVLTYVETGNVDAGLVYKTDAMSSSKVDIIATAKEDLHDPIIYPVGMINDLDHSKEAKLFYDYLQSEASIKIFEKYGFKNLK